The nucleotide sequence AATTTATCCTATTTGGCAGATTTGGACCTCTCAAACAATCATTTGCGAGGGGATATTCCTAGTTGGATTTGGGGATCTGGAATGAGCTCTTTGAACCTTTCTCTTAATCTTCTGACAGATTTGCAAAAGCCTTACCATATACCTACTTCTCTTGATACACTAGACTTACACTCTAACCTTTTGAGTTGTGAGTTTCCCTTACTCCGTCCAGACGCAAACGCAAGCGAATCTGATTATTATTTTGCCAATTTCTTGTTTCTCGCAAACAATAGGCTAACCGGAGTAATTCCAACCTCTATATGCAGTATATCAAGACTTATGGTTCTCGACTTGTCTTTCAATAACTTAATCGGTAGCATACCTCCCCGCCTACTTAAAGAAAGTTATTACCTTGAAGTGCTCAATCTTAGGGGAAACAACTTTATTGGTGTTTTCTCCGATACATTTAATAGGAAGTGTGCCCTAAAAACCTTTGATGTTAGTGACAACAACTTAGGAGGGAAGATTCCCAAGTCTTTGGCAAATTGTGTAGAATTAGCGGTGATGAATGTTGGAAACAACAACTTTGATGATAGTTTCCCTTGCATGGCGCTGCCGGAGAGCTTGAAGGTTCTTGTGTTGCGCTCCAACAGATTCCATGGAGAGTTGAGATGTGGTAAGAGTTGGCCTGATCTTCAAATTTTGGATATATCTTCAAATCATTTCAGTGGCACTCTGGATTCCCTAAACTTCTCAAGCTGGAGAGGAATGATGCTACAAAGTCAGGCACATTTAAGGCGTTCACCCTCCGATATTTTAAATGCAAGTTATTTATATCGGGATGAGGTGACAATAATTGTGAAAAATGTAGAAGTGAGGCTTGTGAAGATTTGGCCTGACTTTACATGCATTGATTTGTCTTCCAATCATTTTGAGGGAGAAATACCAAATTCAATTGGTAATCTCACCTCACTCTATCTTCTCAACTTATCCCACAACTCTCTCACTCATGCAATCCCAAGATCATTGGGTGCCTTGAGAGAGCTTGGGTCGCTCGACCTCTCTTCAAACAAGCTCACCGGGAGAATACCAGATGAGCTCACAAAACTCGATTTCCTATCATTCTTGAATCTGTCTTACAATCATCTCACTGGACTGATCCCAACTAGCAGCCACTTTCAAACGTTTTCAGCGGATTCATTTGAAGGAAATGCGGGGTTATCTGGTTTCCCACTCAACGGAAGTTTCAACCCTCATCCACCAGGTCCATCGCCATCAGAGGATTCAGAACCAAAAGATGAGGAGATTGAGTGGGAATATG is from Salvia splendens isolate huo1 unplaced genomic scaffold, SspV2 ctg1142, whole genome shotgun sequence and encodes:
- the LOC121788779 gene encoding receptor-like protein 33, which codes for MDLSGNRIGGPIPNFFFQLQNMLSLRLSDNLFNATFELNKIQSLTNLSELTLSNNNLSIDTTNMSSTSNLYTLHMSSCNLHDFPNLRNLSYLADLDLSNNHLRGDIPSWIWGSGMSSLNLSLNLLTDLQKPYHIPTSLDTLDLHSNLLSCEFPLLRPDANASESDYYFANFLFLANNRLTGVIPTSICSISRLMVLDLSFNNLIGSIPPRLLKESYYLEVLNLRGNNFIGVFSDTFNRKCALKTFDVSDNNLGGKIPKSLANCVELAVMNVGNNNFDDSFPCMALPESLKVLVLRSNRFHGELRCGKSWPDLQILDISSNHFSGTLDSLNFSSWRGMMLQSQAHLRRSPSDILNASYLYRDEVTIIVKNVEVRLVKIWPDFTCIDLSSNHFEGEIPNSIGNLTSLYLLNLSHNSLTHAIPRSLGALRELGSLDLSSNKLTGRIPDELTKLDFLSFLNLSYNHLTGLIPTSSHFQTFSADSFEGNAGLSGFPLNGSFNPHPPGPSPSEDSEPKDEEIEWEYVFAAFGYVVGFGSMMDSVMLQELERKIL